One genomic window of Fusarium keratoplasticum isolate Fu6.1 chromosome 3, whole genome shotgun sequence includes the following:
- a CDS encoding MFS domain-containing protein has protein sequence MARRQPVAHVEQHNVYQDVNADAAKAGVAVEEVVAARITEDHLVTKSREALKLRSRAGFRLFLIMLVMAVNQAGYGIDWGVISSINSNTHWHDYFGFENKGSTLGVINALMTIGNFCGAPFLCLADKVGRRSVNFAGCFLTVAAAAIQAASPNVACLMAGRFILGFGTALCTSSQYIAEVAPPHIRGHIVGIFGAFFQVGSLAIIGIMMGFTHWESNWSWRVAFLIQAAFPAFVCCTIYFLCPESPRYMVMKGQREKARHMISRYFTSSEDVNHPFVDVMMSQIDESIETSVVGFRATWDFRVFFTKAAAFRTCILALYSVFQQWNGGGIIGMYLDPALETIGITKKLDVLGINLGLTATYFVFTLFGAYIIEYFRRRTLIFAGLIAIIVAQIAVTITSWQVEQQENARYLSYLTVFWIYGFQVCSASFIATMHNLYPVELLSLALRAKGMAMYTMFQGAAGVVHNYGISVGIQKIGYKIWAVYIVYNFCQLIIAYFVFPETGKLNLEEIDHIFETKGANPVKLSVKVADAKWGSLKAEKLRARNGGVVEV, from the exons ATGGCGAGAAGACAGCCCGTTGCACACGTTGAGCAGCACAACGTCTACCAAGACGTCAACGCCGATGCCGCAAAGGCTGGCGTTGCcgttgaggaggttgtcgCGGCTCGCATCACCGAGGACCACTTGGTCACCAAGTCGAGAGAAGCCTTGAAGCTACGATCAAGGGCCGGCTTTcgtctcttcctcatcatgctTGTCATGGCCGTTAACCAGGCTGG CTACGGTATCGATTGGGGTGTAATCAGCAGTATCAACTCCAACACCCACTGGCACGATTACTTTGGCTTCGAGAACAAGGGCTCCACGCTTGGCgtcatcaacgccctcatGACCATTGGCAACTTCTGCGGTGCACCTTTCCTCTGCTTGGCTGACAAGGTCGGTCGACGCAGCGTCAACTTTGCCGGCTGCTTCCTCACtgtcgctgccgccgccatccaaGCTGCTTCGCCTAACGTTGCTTGTCTGATGGCTGGACGTTTCATCCTGGGCTTCGGCACTGCGCTTTGCACGAGTTCGCAGTACATTGCCGAGGTTGCGCCTCCACATATCCGTGGACA CATCGTCGGTatctttggtgccttctTCCAAGTGGGTtccctcgccatcatcggaATTATGATGGGCTTCACCCACTGGGAAAGCaactggagctggagagtcgccttcctcatccaagCCGCCTTCCCTGCCTTTGTTTGCTGCACCATCTACTTCCTCTGCCCCGAGTCTCCTCGATACATGGTCATGAAGGGACAGAGGGAGAAGGCTCGCCACATGATCTCACGCTATTTCACCTCGTCTGAAGACGTCAACCATCCTTTTGTCGATGTCATGATGTCCCAGATTGACGAGTCCATCGAGACCAGTGTTGTGGGTTTCCGTGCTACCTGGGATTTCCgcgtcttcttcaccaaggcCGCGGCCTTCCGTACCTGTATCCTTGCTCTGTACTCTGTCTTTCAACAGTGGAATG GTGGTGGCATCATCGGCATGTACCTGGACCCCgccctcgagaccatcggaatcaccaagaagcttgatgttCTAGGTATCAACCTCGGTCTGACGGCTACCTACTTCGTCTTTACCCTCTTCGGTGCCTACATCATCGAATATTTCCGTCGACGCACTCTAATCTTTGCCGGATTGATTGCCATTATTGTCGCTCAGATTGCAGTCACCATCACTAGCTGGCAGGTCGAGCAGCAGGAAAACGCACGATACCTGTCGTATCTCACGGTTTTCTGGATCTATGGCTTCCAGGTCTGCAGTGCCTCGTTCATTGCTACCATGCACAATCTGTACCCAGTTGAACTGCTCTCCCTAGCCCTCCGAGCCAAGGGTATGGCCATGTACACCATGTTCCAG GGCGCTGCCGGTGTCGTCCACAACTACGGCATCTCAGTCGGTATCCAAAAGATCGGCTACAAGATCTGGGCCGTCTACATCGTCTACAACTTCTGCCAGCTGATCATCGCCTACTTCGTCTTCCCTGAGACGGgcaagctcaacctcgaggaaATCGACCACATCTTTGAGACCAAGGGTGCCAACCCCGTCAAGCTGAGCGTCAAGGTTGCCGACGCCAAGTGGGGTTCGCTCAAGGCGGAGAAGCTCCGCGCGCGGAATGGGGGCGTTGTGGAGGTTTAG